Within Terriglobia bacterium, the genomic segment CCGCCTGCAACCTGGCGTCGCTGAACCTGCTGAAGTTCTCCGATAAAGACGGCCGGTTTGAGATCGAAGCCTTCCGGAAGGCGGTGGACGTCACGATCACAGCGCAGGAAATCATTGTCGGTTTTGCCTCGTATCCGACGAAGAAGATCGAGATCAATTCTTTTAACTATCGTCCGCTCGGTCTCGGCTATGCCAATCTCGGCGCACTGTTGATGTCGCAGGGCATCGCTTATGACAGCGACTACGGCCGCGATTACGCCGCCGCCATCACCGCGATGATGACCGGCGAGGCGTATCTGCAGTCGGCGAAGATCGCCGGTGAACTTGGCCCGTGCGCCGGGTTCGAAGTGAATCGGAAGCCCTTCCTCGATGTGATGCGAATGCACCGGGATTCGGTGAAGCGCATCAACCGGAACAACGTTCCGACCGAAATGTACGATACGGCCTGGAATATCTGGTCGGATGCCGTCGATCTGGGCGTCCTGCACGGCTACCGGAACGCACAGGCATCCGTTCTGGCGCCGACCGGAACCATCGGTTTCATGATGGATTGCGATACGACGGGCATCGAGCCGGATCTGGCTCTCGTGAAATACAAGAAGCTGGTGGGCGGCGGCACGATCAAGATCGTAAACAACACGGTTCCTCCCGCTCTCCGGAAGCTTGGTTACGACGATCCATCCGTGAAAGCCATCGTCGACTACGTTAATGAACGCGGCACGATCGAAAGCGCCCCGGGATTGAAGCTGGAACATCTGCCGGTCTTCGATTGCGCGTTCAAAGCGACCAACGGCAGCCGTTCGATCCATTACATGGGCCATCTCAAGATGATGGGCGCCGTGCAGCCGTTCATTTCGGGGGCGATTTCCAAGACGGTGAATCTGCCTTCCGCCGCCAGTATCGAAGAGATCGAGCAGGCCTATATCGAAGGCTGGAAGCTTGGATTGAAAGCCGTCGCTGTCTATCGCGACGGTTCCAAGCGGACGCAACCTCTCAGCACGAGTGCCGATGACCGGAAGGCCGGGTCTGCAACCGTGACGGAAATCCGCCCTGTCCGCCGGCATCTCCCGGTCGAACGGCATTCGATTACGCACAAATTCTCGGTTGCCGGTCACGAAGGCTATCTGACGATCGGAATGTATGAAGACGGGACGCCCGGCGAGATCTTCATCGTCATGGCCAAGGAAGGTTCCACGCTTTCCGGGGTCATGGACAGCTTCGCCACAACCTGTTCCATGGCGCTGCAGTATGGCGTGCCGCTGAAGGTGCTGGTCGACAAATTCAGTCACACGCGGTTCGAGCCGTCAGGATTCACATCGAACCCGCAGGTGCCCTATGCGAAATCCATCATGGACTACATCTTCCGTTACCTGGCCTCGAAGTTCCTGCCGGCCGAAGAAGCCAGAGCTCTTGGCGTCCAGGTGGAGCAACCCGCGCTGACGCCGCTGACCGTGCATACACCGCCGACGCCGCTCGGTAGTGTGTCCAGCGCTCCCATGAAAAAGGGTGCCCTGGTGGACATTGAGGATCGGGACGCCCCGGCCTGTTACGAATGCGGCTCGCTGATGGTCCGTAACGGCGCTTGCTATAAGTGCTTGAATTGCGGTTCGACGAGCGGCTGCTCGTAAGAAGAAGTTCTGGCCGCGGATGACGCGGATAACG encodes:
- a CDS encoding vitamin B12-dependent ribonucleotide reductase; the encoded protein is MKEEVLDVKAGESVNLAKAQKGLEFRRYFTREGLSPFDTVEWEYRTAAITNESGEVIFEQKNVEVPKKWSMTATNIVASKYFHGKRGTPERETSVRQLVGRVATTITGWGRQGGYFAGDQDAAIFHDELVHLLLHQMMAFNSPVWFNCGVEVKPQCSACFINSVDDTMGSILELAKTEGMLFKWGSGTGSNLSPIRSSKEQLSGGGTASGPVSFMRGFDAFAGVIKSGGKTRRAAKMVILNVGHPDIVEFINSKANEEKKAWVLLDNGYGGGVDGEAYSSIFFQNANHSVRVTDEFMHAVSNDGDWSTRSIVSGEPVDTFKARELMRMIAESAYICGDPGMQYDTTVNRWHTSKNTAPINASNPCSEYMFLDDSACNLASLNLLKFSDKDGRFEIEAFRKAVDVTITAQEIIVGFASYPTKKIEINSFNYRPLGLGYANLGALLMSQGIAYDSDYGRDYAAAITAMMTGEAYLQSAKIAGELGPCAGFEVNRKPFLDVMRMHRDSVKRINRNNVPTEMYDTAWNIWSDAVDLGVLHGYRNAQASVLAPTGTIGFMMDCDTTGIEPDLALVKYKKLVGGGTIKIVNNTVPPALRKLGYDDPSVKAIVDYVNERGTIESAPGLKLEHLPVFDCAFKATNGSRSIHYMGHLKMMGAVQPFISGAISKTVNLPSAASIEEIEQAYIEGWKLGLKAVAVYRDGSKRTQPLSTSADDRKAGSATVTEIRPVRRHLPVERHSITHKFSVAGHEGYLTIGMYEDGTPGEIFIVMAKEGSTLSGVMDSFATTCSMALQYGVPLKVLVDKFSHTRFEPSGFTSNPQVPYAKSIMDYIFRYLASKFLPAEEARALGVQVEQPALTPLTVHTPPTPLGSVSSAPMKKGALVDIEDRDAPACYECGSLMVRNGACYKCLNCGSTSGCS